The following coding sequences lie in one Lolium perenne isolate Kyuss_39 chromosome 2, Kyuss_2.0, whole genome shotgun sequence genomic window:
- the LOC127321881 gene encoding auxin-responsive protein IAA24 → MELDCATELRLGPPGSSSSSATSCSGDTKRPSAKRTLDDSRSEASGTGPAAVDDDQDTTTPAKAQVVGWPPVRAYRKNTFQAAAAAKKAEQLFVKVSMDGAPYLRKVDLGLYKGYRELRDALDVLFTAKPFPASGAADQLAVAYEDKDGDLMLVGDVPWDMFISSCKKLRIMKGSEAR, encoded by the exons ATGGAGCTCGACTGCGCCACCGAGCTCCGCCTCGGCCCTCCaggaagcagcagcagcagcgccaCCAGCTGCAGCGGCGACACCAAGAGGCCGTCGGCGAAGCGCACTCTCGACGACAGCCGCAGCGAGGCCTCGGGGACCGGCCCGGCCGCCGTGGACGACGACCAGGACACCACCACACCCGCCAA GGCACAAGTTGTCGGGTGGCCGCCGGTGAGGGCGTACAGGAAGAACACCTTCCAGGCGGCAGCAGCCGCCAAGAAGGCTGAGCAGCTGTTCGTGAAGGTCAGCATGGATGGGGCGCCGTACCTCAGGAAGGTCGACCTCGGGCTGTACAAGGGCTACAGGGAGCTCAGAGACGCGTTGGACGTGCTCTTCACCGCCAAGCCCTTCCCCGCCTCCGGCGCCGCCGACCAGCTCGCCGTCGCATACGAGGACAAGGACGGCGACCTCATGCTCGTCGGAGATGTGCCATGGGA TATGTTCATCTCTTCCTGCAAGAAGCTGAGGATAATGAAGGGGTCCGAGGCCAGGTGA